Genomic DNA from Jonesia denitrificans DSM 20603:
GTTGGTGGTGCGCACTGTTCCGTCCGTGAATTCCCACACTTTTCCTGCCCCGTTGGCGCAGTCCCACATGTGGACGCGTTGACCGTCGTTGAACGCTAACCCAGGTGCGCCAGCGCTGCCCGGCACCATGGGGACGGTGACGCATTTGTCGTTGAACACGCTCCGCAACGCAACCTTCCCAGTGTTATCGCCGGAACCGTCGTCAGACCCGTCCCCGGTACTGCCGCCGCTGGAACCGCCGGTGTCGCCGCCGCTGTTCCCTGCATCGTCAGACCCGTCCGAACCGCTAGCGTCACCGTCACCAGATCCACTGGACTCGCTGCCGGTGAGCGCGGTCAAACTAATCCGCGCACCTGTGGGGTCACCGCTGTGGACAAGCGACTCAAACGCCCCCACGTCGTCAAAAGCGAACGCGTACGCCCGCCCATCCACCATGGCGTCGTGGACTGCTTTGCCGTACAGGTTGACTGGGTCACCTGTGTAGAAAGCCGATGCGTCAGTGACTGGTTCCACCGTGGACGTTCCCAGCGTGCCTCGGGTCAACGCCGCGCACAGCGTGCGCGCGATAGGCCCAACCACCCGGTCATTGGGGGCGTGTAGTGCCCCATCGCATCCCCACACGTCCGCGCTGGAGGGCCGGTCAAACTGGGCGACGGTTGCACCCGTGGAGTCGGTGAAGCGCATCGTTGATCCGTGGGTGCGGCCGGTGAACGTGACGTCGGGTTGATCGCTGAAGGGGGTGACGGTCAGGTCCCGGGTGGCGTACGCGTCCCACGCGGACGCAATATACCCGTCGAGGTAGGTGGGGCTCATGAGACCAACCCCGGCTGCTTTGCCGGGGGCAAGGACACGCAGGACGGTGCCGTCGTCACGGGTGATCACTGATCCAGCCCAGTCGGGGTGTCCTGACAGCGCATCGATGACGGCTTGCCGTCCACCGGGTTTGACTTGTCCGGTGGTGGCGGTGCGCCCGTCAGCCCCGGTGACGGAGACGGCGTGGGGGAGGGCGAACATGTCCACTTGGGAGCTGTTGATCCACAGTCCAGCGTCGTTGTACGTGAACTCGGTCCAGTCGAACAAGATGTTCTCGGTGGGGTCCCCGGGCGCCCAGGGTGCGGGTTGGACGAGCCCGTCTTGGGTGAGGGCGAAGGGGAGTTTGTCTCCGAAGGAGAAGTACACACGCCCGGAGAACCCGCGGGGGACTGTGAGGGTGGTGTGTCCGCCTGTCGATGCGCCCTTGATTGCTACATCGGGTGCGGGGGCTGGTGGGTTACTTCCCGCCGGCCACGGGTGGAACGTTCCAGCAGAGTCGACCCAGCCGAGTTTCCCGGTTTGTAGGTCTGTGCCAAGGACGTAGAGGTACACGTCCTCAGTGAGTCCGCTGGTGTTGTCGATGGTCAGGGGCAGCAGGTCAGGGCCAGCGGCGTGCGCGGGGAGCGCAGCGCCGGTGACCCCGGCTAGTGCCAGTGATGTTGTGGCGGCGGCTGCCACCCAACGTGCGAGTGATCGCATGGGGTTCCCTTTGTTGTGGAGGAAGGGGTGGGTGCCGCCAACATTACGAGGAGATAACGCCGCCGTCCTAACAAACACGATGGGGACGGGGACACCTCCCCACAAAACTCACGTATGAATGGGGGTGAGTTTCTTTTGCCACGCCGCAACAACGGTACGAACCTCAAACCCTAAAGCCACGTTGATGGAGAGCATGTGGTCGTTTTCTGAGGCATTCCATGTGTGGAGCCTGCGCGCATCGGGCCGCAACTCGCGCAGCCGAGTGAGCAAGTCCGCTTTCATCCACATCCCTAACCGGTGGCCCCGGTGCCCATCAAGCACGAGGGTCGCTGCCTGAAAAACCGCCTCAGGCCACACATGCGGGTAATCAACCCGAGTGAAGCCCACAATCTCACCGGACTCGCAATGCCGCGCCGCCACCGCAAGGTACCCCTTGTTTGCTGCCGCCAACGTGTCCTCGTTGTACCGCACCCGCTCAGGGGTGTGCACGGTTTCTTCCATGTCGAGTTCACCGTGAGGAACATCAGTGCTCATGGCCTGATTAAGACGGGCATGCCCAGCCAACAACTCATCTGGGGTGCGATCCACCCACGACACCAACTCATAGGCCGGGTGCGCCACCGCACGCGACTGCGCCGCGAACCGGTCCAACATCTCTTGGTCCACCGGGAGCGGCAGAATCGAGTGGCGCTCTGTCTGTTCTAATTCCCACCCGCAGGCAAGATAGGCGGCCGCTAACGAATCTGTGGGGTTAATACGACCAGCGCCCGTTGCAGCGTCAAGAACCGGCTCGCCGTCAGCCGCTTCCCGGTGGTCAGTCCACTCCATGATCGATGTGCGCCCCCGCGCTGCCGCTAACCGTTCCGCCTCAGCTAACAGCGCCACCGTGAGGTCGGTGTCCCGCCCCTGCGCTTCGCTCCACACAAACCCCAGGTGAGTGTTATCAGACAGGGGGTACAGGACCTGCAGGAACCCGCGCACTTCACCATCGGGCGCATCGTCACGAAGAACCACAAAATCACGGTCGTAATACTCGCCGCGACAAGCCTCAGCGAAAATGCCCTCAAACGGTTCAGAAAAGTCCGGGTGTCCGTGGAAAGCCTCCGCCTCACGGTGCGACAGTTCAACGCCTGCGCGCAGCAGGCCATGATCGGGGTGTGTGGTATCAGCCCAGTTCGTGAGCGTGTACACAACGGTTCCTGGTGGTGTGGTCATGGTGTCACTGTGACCGCACGAACGCTGACGCGCAACTGTTTTTTATGGCACTTGGACGCTGATGGGGTCGGCTTTGCGCCCCATGCGGGTAGCGATGATGGAGCACACAACCAGTTGCAGTTGGTGGAAGATCATCACCGGCAACATGATGAACCCCAAGGTTGCGGCCGGGAACAGAACTGTGGCAATGGGGACGCCGGTCGCCAGCGACTTTTTTGACCCGCACATGAGGATGGTGATGCGGTCTTCCCGGGTGAACCCGAACCACCCAGACACGGACCAGGTGGCGAACAAAACCAGGGCGAGGATCACCGTTGACAGAACAAGCATCACAACGATGTCGCGCACTCCCACCTGCGACCAGATCCCTGCCACCACCCCTTGGGAGAACGCCGAATACACCACCAGAACAACAACGGAACGGTCGGTGAAGAGGGTGACCCGCCGGTGTCGGGTCACCCACCCGATCAGCCAGCGTCGGGCGATCTGCCCGAGGATAAACGGGGCAAGAATCTGACCGCCGATGCGCACAATCGCCCCAGCATCAACCCCCGCATACGACCCCAAAAGTAGGGCAACGAGTACCGGAGTGAGGATCACTCCGAGCAGGTTGGACGCGGACGCTGCAACAATGGCGCCCGCAATGTTGCCCCGTGCAATGGACACAAACGCAATGGAAGCCTGCACGGTGGATGGCAACAGCGTGAGGAACACCAGCCCATGAGTGAGATCGCGGGGGAGCACTGACTCAGGAAGTGCCAGCAACGCCAACCCAACAAGAGGGAAAACCACATAGGTGAACCCAAAAATGACCGAGTGCAACCGCCAATGGGTGACCGCAGCAACGGCTTCGTCGGTGCGCAACCGCACCCCGTACAGGAAGAACAGCAACGCAATAACAACGGCGACGACCGCATCAAGGAGAGGGACTGCGCCGCCGCGTGCGGGCGCGAAGGACGCCAGGATCACTGCGCCAAGCAGAGCAAGAAGGAACGGGTCAAGGAAACGAACAAAACGCATCGGTCGTGATCTCACTTGGGGGGTCGGGTGAAACCGGGGGAGTGTTCACGCAGGGGTGGGGGCTCCCCTGACTGTACCTGTCAGCACGGTGTACCCGCGATCTGCACCTCAACACCCAAAGAAAAGAAAAGGCTAACCTAAAATAGGCACGCCTTTTTCTTTTTAGGCCATGCTTCCCTTTCTAGAATTGGGTGTCTATTTATGTTTCCATGAATTTATGGCAACGATAGATATGACCCCAGGAACTGTTGTGAACGAGCCCCGCGATGACCAAGGGCCTTCTGCCGCTCACCTCAACTGGTTGCGCGCAGGTGTTTTGGGCGCGAACGACGGGATCGTGTCTGTGGCTGCTGTTGTTGTCGGTGTTGCGGCTGCCACCTCAAATAACACGCTCATCATTGCCTCTGGTTTAGCTGCCCTTGTGGGTGGGGCATTGTCGATGGCGCTGGGTGAATACGTGTCTGTGTCGTCTGCTCGTGACGCGCAACGCGCATCGCGGGTACCCGTCCCGGCCGACGAAATTGTCAACCCGTGGCATGCGGCAATTGCGTCTGCTCTTGCATTTGTTGCCGGCGCATTACTTCCTTTTCTTGCAGTCATTGTTGTCCCCGGTGGCTGGAAAATACCGGTCACCGTCGGAGCTGTTCTCATTGCACTGGTGTTAACCGGGGGAACAGGGGCGCGACTCGGTGGAGCGAACGTTCCACGAGCGATTACCCGGGTTGTTGTGGGGGGAAGCCTCACACTGGCATTGACGTTTGCTGTGGGGTCACTCTTTGGCGTGACTGTCGCGTAGCAGCAACCCGCCCTGCCCGGTGTACCTCGAGCAGGTATTCCAGGAGCGTGATATGCAAGGGGTGGGTGATTACGCGGATGCATTCCGGGTCGGTGGTGTTGAGTGGCCTCTGAATGGGTGCATTGGGTGTGGTCACGGGAACAGCACAGGATGCTCAAGAAACCTTGACCAAGAGATCTTGAGAACAGATGTGAGAAAAGAGGGATGGCAGCGTGGCCACCACCGACAACCTGACCCAACCAACAGACGTACCTGTCGAGGACTTCATCAACCAGCTCGACCGTGAGGTCAGACAGCGTGAAGCATGGGAACTTCTCCCGATCTACCGGGCAATCACCGGTCACGAACCGGTGTTGTGGGGGAGCAGCATCATTGGGTTCGGGTCCTACTATTACCGGTACGCCACCGGCCGCACCGGAACCGCGGCAGCCGCCGGTTTCTCTCCGCGCTCCCGCGCTTTGACCGTGTACCTTCCAGAAGGATGTGACCGGCATGCCTGCCAACTCACCCGGTTAGGACCTCATCGCACGACCGTGTCCTGCTTGTACATCACGCGACTTGATGCGGTTGATCACGGAGTCCTCACCGAAATCCTTGAACGCTCTTTCGACACAGTGATGAAGGAACTGCACACCTCCTCAGCGCGCCCATGACAGGGCGCGATCTGTGACAACCCTGTGTTGTCGCCCCGCCAGTGACGCAGGACCAGCCATGACGCGCCCGTGGTGGTCAGTGGTCACCGGGGACTAGACCTAGTGAGCAGTGCCCATGTGGTCACCCCAAAGGTCTCGGTAAGGTCACAAACAGGTTGCTGTGCGCGGTCACACCTTCCCCATCCGTGTGACCGTGCCGCACCGAAGGGGGCAGTGTCACACAAGCACCCCCCTGCCCGGCGGCTAGACGGACGCCGGACACCGACACAGGAGGAACAATGACACACCAGGCACAAGGAGGCCGGCGTTTCGCCCGCACCCTGAAAGCCGCATGGAGCGCAGCGCTCGCTGTTGCGCTCACCGGGGCTGTTGGGTTGGCTGTTGCCACCCCAGCCCAGGCAGCATCGG
This window encodes:
- a CDS encoding glycoside hydrolase family 64 protein — encoded protein: MRSLARWVAAAATTSLALAGVTGAALPAHAAGPDLLPLTIDNTSGLTEDVYLYVLGTDLQTGKLGWVDSAGTFHPWPAGSNPPAPAPDVAIKGASTGGHTTLTVPRGFSGRVYFSFGDKLPFALTQDGLVQPAPWAPGDPTENILFDWTEFTYNDAGLWINSSQVDMFALPHAVSVTGADGRTATTGQVKPGGRQAVIDALSGHPDWAGSVITRDDGTVLRVLAPGKAAGVGLMSPTYLDGYIASAWDAYATRDLTVTPFSDQPDVTFTGRTHGSTMRFTDSTGATVAQFDRPSSADVWGCDGALHAPNDRVVGPIARTLCAALTRGTLGTSTVEPVTDASAFYTGDPVNLYGKAVHDAMVDGRAYAFAFDDVGAFESLVHSGDPTGARISLTALTGSESSGSGDGDASGSDGSDDAGNSGGDTGGSSGGSTGDGSDDGSGDNTGKVALRSVFNDKCVTVPMVPGSAGAPGLAFNDGQRVHMWDCANGAGKVWEFTDGTVRTTNNMCLDVAWGSTANGAPVQIAHCSGNAAQQWVLSDAGDLVNPQANKCVDIVDRNQSNGAALQLWECSGEPHQKWVTN
- a CDS encoding bile acid:sodium symporter family protein — its product is MRFVRFLDPFLLALLGAVILASFAPARGGAVPLLDAVVAVVIALLFFLYGVRLRTDEAVAAVTHWRLHSVIFGFTYVVFPLVGLALLALPESVLPRDLTHGLVFLTLLPSTVQASIAFVSIARGNIAGAIVAASASNLLGVILTPVLVALLLGSYAGVDAGAIVRIGGQILAPFILGQIARRWLIGWVTRHRRVTLFTDRSVVVLVVYSAFSQGVVAGIWSQVGVRDIVVMLVLSTVILALVLFATWSVSGWFGFTREDRITILMCGSKKSLATGVPIATVLFPAATLGFIMLPVMIFHQLQLVVCSIIATRMGRKADPISVQVP
- a CDS encoding VIT1/CCC1 transporter family protein — encoded protein: MATIDMTPGTVVNEPRDDQGPSAAHLNWLRAGVLGANDGIVSVAAVVVGVAAATSNNTLIIASGLAALVGGALSMALGEYVSVSSARDAQRASRVPVPADEIVNPWHAAIASALAFVAGALLPFLAVIVVPGGWKIPVTVGAVLIALVLTGGTGARLGGANVPRAITRVVVGGSLTLALTFAVGSLFGVTVA
- a CDS encoding DUF1801 domain-containing protein, with product MATTDNLTQPTDVPVEDFINQLDREVRQREAWELLPIYRAITGHEPVLWGSSIIGFGSYYYRYATGRTGTAAAAGFSPRSRALTVYLPEGCDRHACQLTRLGPHRTTVSCLYITRLDAVDHGVLTEILERSFDTVMKELHTSSARP